The following DNA comes from Corynebacterium atrinae.
ATGATAGCGCCATATCCATTCCTCATGGCCTACCTGGCGAATGGATCGGTGGTTAAACAATCTCTGTGGGTCTCTTTAAGTATGTTTTCACGGCGCTACCAATCTCATTGTTGGACTCTGCGGTGCGGGGAAGGCATAAATCCCCTTGCGTACTTGATCCCATGTGCTTCTTCCAGAAGGGTGTTCGTACGCATTGCGGCCTAGTTTCCCACTGCGGTTCGCGATCCTACTGTCATTCTCGGTGTGCCTCGAAAGTGCGCAGCTGCGCACAAAAATCCTAGCCTGACCTGCGCTGTAGTCTTGGCTCATGGCCATCCCAAAGATGGCGCGCGACGATAGGATCCAGCTGTCACACTGTTACAAGCTCGCGCCGATTTTCCCAGTCTTTGTCAGTGTGGCTGTCAACGTGCCCTGTCCGCACCTAGGCCATCACACCGCTCACTGTGCGCAGCTGCGCACAAAAAACCTAGCCTGAGCAGCAATTACGTAAATGAAATACGCGAAACCTCGCACGAAGCGACTCCTACTCCCAAGCAATTGCTCGCCCCACCGAAGTGTGATTTCACCCAATCAAAGAGTGTCCTTTCACCTGCCCCAAAGCTCCAAAACCGAGCCCCTTCGACAGCGTGATCTCACACAGGCCAAAGCCAGACCAAAACTAGACCGAACCCGGCCACACCCCGACTAAACCGCAGGGAACGGGTGCTCCCGATAGCGTTCCAGCAGTTCGTAGCCGTCGGCGCCGTAGATGGTGGGGACGGAGCTGGTGTGGGTGGTGAGGGTGTCGTCGAAGGGGACGGCGGTGCCGTGGGAGAGGACGTGTTCGCTGGGGGTGAGTTGGCGGATGGCTACTCCGGCGATGCGGTCGGGGTGTTCGAAGACGGCGTTCCCGTAGATGAGGGGGTCGTGTTGGCCGTCATCGCCGACGAGGATCCATTGGATGTGGGGGTATTCGATGATGAGGTTCCGGAGTTGGACTTTTTTGTGTTCTTGGCCAGAGCGGAAGAGTCCGGTGGGGGTGGGTCCCCAGTCGGTGAGGAGCATGGGGCCGACGGGGAGGCCGTGTTTGACGAGGAAGGACTCGAGGGTGCCGTAGGTGTTCCAGGCGCCGGTGGAGAGGTAGAAGACGGGGGCGTCGGGGTGGTTGGCTAGCAGTTCGCGGTAGAACGCGGCCATGCCGGGGACGGGTTTGCGGGTGTTGGTGTGTCGGACCCAGGAGTTCCAGGCGGCGAGGAGGGCACGGGGGAGCCAGGTGACCATGACGGTGTCGTCGATGTCGGAGATGAGTCCGATCCGGGCGGTGGGGGCGACAATAAGCACCCGGGCCTGAACGGGTTCCGCTCCTTCGGCGTCGATGGTGACGGTGTGCCAGCCGGGTTCGAGGCCGTGGTTTTGGATGAGGACGTCGATGTAGCCGTTGTCGTTGGTGCGGGAGTGAACCTCTACTGAGCCGATGCGCACGGTGACAGGTTGGTAACCGACCTGAATCGTAAAAAACTGCCGCCAGCCGCGCCCGGCTTCCTCGCGGAGGTCTTTGAGGTTGCGGGGCGGGCGGTGGGCAGTTGGGGGAAGGATAGGCTCGTCGTCTTCGACGGTTGCGGCCGGGTTTTGCATGAGCACCCGTCCGAGGACGTGGACGCGGGTGGGGGATCCGTAGCCGGCGAAGTCGGTGATGGTGGGGCGCCAACCGGCTTTCGTCGATTGGCGCGTTCCCACTCGGTTGATGGTGCGTTCTACCTTGCGCGCAATGTCAGCCAGTCCCATTGGCCCAACATTAGCTGAGCGGTCTTAGGCGCGAACTGCGGCTTCCTCGGAGTCGGCGTCGAGGGAGGCGAGGGTGCCCTCTTCCCCGGCGTCCCAGGTCTCTTCGTCGAGGATGCCAGCTCGCTTGGCGACGACCGCGGCAACCAGCGCCTGGCCCGTCACGTTGACGGCGGTGCGGCCCATGTCGATGATCGGCTCGGTGGCCAGGAGCAGACCGACACCGGCCAGCGGCAGGCCCAGGGTCGAGAGTACGAGGGTGAGCATGACGGTCGCGCCGGTGGTGCCGGCGGTGGCGGCGGAGCCGAGGACGGAGACGATGATGATGAGCAGGTATTCAGTGATGCCCATCTCGATGCCGTAGAACTGGGCGACGAAGATAGCGGCGACGGCCGGGTAGACGGCGGCGCAGCCGTCCATCTTCGAGGTGGCGCCCAGCGGGATGGCGAAGGAGGCGTATTCGCGGGGCACGCCCATGCGCTCTTCGACGATCCGCTGGTTGACCGGCATGACGCCCATGGAGGAGCGAGTGACAAAGCCGAGCGAGGTCACGGGCCATACGCGGCGGAAGAAGCCGAGGACGGGCAGGCCGTTGAGCTTGAGCACGATGGGGTAGATGACGCCGATGACGATCGCCAGGCCAACGTAGATCGCCAGCACAAATGTGCCCAGGGAGCCCAGTGCTTCCCAGCCGTAGGTGGACACGGCCTTACCAATGAGTGCGGCGGTGCCGATCGGGGCGAGGCGGATGATCCACCAAAGGATGATCTGCACAACCTTGAGGAAGGACTCGGTGAAGCCAAGGAACGGCTCCGCAGCCTTGCCAGCTTTGACAGCGGCGATACCGATGGCCAGGGAGATGACCAGGAGCTGCAGCACGTTGAAGTTCAGTGCGAAGCCGCTGTCGTTGGCCGAGGCGCCCAGGCCCAGGATGTTGGAGGGCACGACGGAGTTGATGAAGCCGAGCCAGGAGCCCTGGGTGGTGGGTTCGGCGGCGGCGGAGGCGTCGACGCCGGTGTTGGAGCCGGGCTGCATGATGAGGCCGACGCCGATGCCAGCAAGCACGGAGAAGAACGCCGTGATGGCGAACCACACGAGGGTGGAGACGGCCAGCTTCGCGGCATTAGTAACCTTCCGCAGATTGGCCACGGAGGTGACCACGGCGGCGAAGATGAGCGGCGGGATCATGAGTTTGAGCAGCTGGACGTAGGTGTTGCCGCCCCAGGTGAGGATGTCGGACAGCCAGCCGTGCTCGCCGTCGGGCAGTCCGGCGTCCATGGACCGGGCGACCAGTCCGAGGATGAGGCCGACAATCAGGCCAGCGATGACCTGGGCGCCGAAACCGGTGGACCAGGCCGGCAGCCGACGGGTAGTGCTGGTGGACATTCGAGCTCCTTATGGAAAATTTTCTAGTTAATAGGCATTATCTGCCCGTGGTCTGACCTTTGTCAAGACTGGACAGTCTGGCATAAAAATACCAATCTGTCTATTACGGGTCGGGAAAGGCGTCGATACACTCGAAGGGTATGAGCACACCCTACGACCAGGTTCCTGGAGTCGGTGCCCCGGCCCGCCGCGCCCTTCAGGATGCGGGGTACCCCGATCTCGAATCTCTCCACGGAATCTCCTACCCGGACCTGTTAGCACTCCACGGCGTCGGTGCCCGCGGGCTGGAGCGCCTCCAGGCAGCACTTATCTCCCAAGGGCTTTCGCTTATCGACGCCCCCGCGTCCCCGGCGACCAGCACCATCGTCACCCGTGGGCACACTGGCACGTCGGCCAAGGACATCAAGACTCACCCGACGGCGGTCAGCCCGATCGACTTCGTCGACGGCCTCGACTCGCCTCGCCGGGTCAAGGATGGGCACCTGCTCCTGGAGCTTTTCGCCCGGGCCACCGATGGCGCGGAGGCGGTCATGTGGGGTCCCAGCATGATTGGTTATGGGCAGGCGCATTATCGCTACGCGACCGGGCGCGAGGGCGATACTTTCCAGATCGGCTTTAGCCCCCGCAAGGCCAAGCTCTCCTTGTACGGCTTGCAGGGGCATCCGCGCTCGGAGGAGTTGTTGGGGAAGCTGGGTAAGCATGCCACGGCCGTGTCGTGCGTGTATGTGAATAAGCCGGAGGACGTCGACCTCGGGATCCTGGAGGAACTTGTGAGGCATGCCTGGAAGGAAAGCAACCATGACTAGCACTTACCTTGATGGGGATAGCCTAGCGGTGCTTCGCGGGCTCGTCGGCACGCAGGTGCACGGGTACGGCACGGACCTGGAGGTGGATGAAGGCGTCGGGGCTTTCGGGGCGTGGGTGCGCACGGAGCTGGGGTACGTCCAGCTCGAGTACGTGGAGACGGTCATCGATTTCGCGGCAGGGGAACGGGTTGAGTCCGTGTTGCGGGTGAGCCCGCCAACGCAGAGCAGTCCTGGTGGGGATGAGTACGAGCTGGAAGGCCAGATCACTGCCATCGCGCGGGTCCAGGACGGCATCACTCAGATTGGTATGCCGGCGGGGGAGAAGGAATGGGAATGGTGGCGGGACAGCGGCATTCGTTTCACGCTCGGCAATGGGCAGGAGCTGCTCATTCATTGTGCCTCGCCGGTTAACGTCGAGGTGGTGATGCAGGCGGGGCCGGCGGGCACGCTGGTGCCGCGTTCGGCAGGGCGGGTGTATCAGGAGGGAGAAAAGCGCCGATACGTCTACGAGCGGCGCGAGGTAGTGCTCGAGCCTTAAAGGTAGAACGCCTGGTGGTAGGTGACGGTGCCGAGGGGGACGGCGGCATCGCTCAGCGGGATGGCCAGGAAGTAG
Coding sequences within:
- a CDS encoding App1 family protein, encoding MGLADIARKVERTINRVGTRQSTKAGWRPTITDFAGYGSPTRVHVLGRVLMQNPAATVEDDEPILPPTAHRPPRNLKDLREEAGRGWRQFFTIQVGYQPVTVRIGSVEVHSRTNDNGYIDVLIQNHGLEPGWHTVTIDAEGAEPVQARVLIVAPTARIGLISDIDDTVMVTWLPRALLAAWNSWVRHTNTRKPVPGMAAFYRELLANHPDAPVFYLSTGAWNTYGTLESFLVKHGLPVGPMLLTDWGPTPTGLFRSGQEHKKVQLRNLIIEYPHIQWILVGDDGQHDPLIYGNAVFEHPDRIAGVAIRQLTPSEHVLSHGTAVPFDDTLTTHTSSVPTIYGADGYELLERYREHPFPAV
- a CDS encoding dicarboxylate/amino acid:cation symporter, yielding MSTSTTRRLPAWSTGFGAQVIAGLIVGLILGLVARSMDAGLPDGEHGWLSDILTWGGNTYVQLLKLMIPPLIFAAVVTSVANLRKVTNAAKLAVSTLVWFAITAFFSVLAGIGVGLIMQPGSNTGVDASAAAEPTTQGSWLGFINSVVPSNILGLGASANDSGFALNFNVLQLLVISLAIGIAAVKAGKAAEPFLGFTESFLKVVQIILWWIIRLAPIGTAALIGKAVSTYGWEALGSLGTFVLAIYVGLAIVIGVIYPIVLKLNGLPVLGFFRRVWPVTSLGFVTRSSMGVMPVNQRIVEERMGVPREYASFAIPLGATSKMDGCAAVYPAVAAIFVAQFYGIEMGITEYLLIIIVSVLGSAATAGTTGATVMLTLVLSTLGLPLAGVGLLLATEPIIDMGRTAVNVTGQALVAAVVAKRAGILDEETWDAGEEGTLASLDADSEEAAVRA
- a CDS encoding DUF1801 domain-containing protein: MSTPYDQVPGVGAPARRALQDAGYPDLESLHGISYPDLLALHGVGARGLERLQAALISQGLSLIDAPASPATSTIVTRGHTGTSAKDIKTHPTAVSPIDFVDGLDSPRRVKDGHLLLELFARATDGAEAVMWGPSMIGYGQAHYRYATGREGDTFQIGFSPRKAKLSLYGLQGHPRSEELLGKLGKHATAVSCVYVNKPEDVDLGILEELVRHAWKESNHD